The Manihot esculenta cultivar AM560-2 chromosome 11, M.esculenta_v8, whole genome shotgun sequence genome includes a region encoding these proteins:
- the LOC110626025 gene encoding MDIS1-interacting receptor like kinase 2-like — protein MGNIPQQLGQLRTLEVLNLSNNMLSGSIPTTFDNLWSLTVVDISYNELEGSIPDVKAFREAPFEAYRNNTGLCGNASSLKACTSIKSGKTSRAKREKVVIVIVLPVLAALFLVFSIGGLLILLPLRRRQARSRELQDKDILVIPGHDQELQYETIIEATENFNSNYCIGVGGCGVVYKAVLPSGRVFAVKKLHSLQESDKSKNLKAFEREIQVLLEIRHRNIVKLHGFCSHSKDSFLVYEFVEKGSLRSILNSDEEAAELDWIKRQNIVKGVANALSYMHHNCPFPIIHRDISSNNILLDSEYEPRISDFGTAMLLLSDSSTKASFAGTFGYTAPELAYTTQVNEKCDVYSFGVITLELVMGTHPCNLISSLWSSISSSSLSSSDDHDKLLKDVIDQRLLLPQNQVAERVVYITMLAFSCLHLNPKSRPTMQQISSKLTSKHPLVSKSFSTIKLEELLSNNIANI, from the exons ATGGGAAATATACCACAACAACTTGGACAATTAAGAACTCTAGAAGTGTTGAATCTCTCAAATAACATGCTCTCTGGTTCGATACCAACCACTTTTGATAATTTATGGAGCTTGACTGTTGTGGATATATCCTACAATGAGTTAGAAGGTTCTATTCCTGACGTTAAAGCCTTTCGTGAAGCTCCATTTGAGGCATATAGAAACAATACAGGCTTATGTGGCAATGCCAGTAGTTTAAAGGCTTGTACATCTATCAAGAGTGGTAAAACCAGTCGGGCAAAGAGAGAAAAGGTTGTTATTGTGATTGTACTTCCTGTTTTGGCGGCTCTGTTTCTAGTATTCTCAATTGGAGGTCTCTTGATTCTTCTCCCACTTAGAAGAAGACAAGCCCGATCAAGGGAATTACAAGATAAGGATATATTGGTAATACCAGGTCATGATCAGGAATTACAATATGAAACGATCATTGAGGCCACTGAGAATTTCAACTCTAACTATTGCATTGGAGTTGGCGGATGTGGAGTTGTTTATAAAGCTGTGCTGCCATCAGGTCGAGTGTTTGCTGTGAAAAAACTTCATTCATTACAGGAGTCTGACAAGTCAAAGAACTTGAAAGCCTTCGAAAGAGAGATTCAAGTGCTGTTAGAAATTCGGCATCGCAATATTGTGAAGCTACATGGTTTTTGTTCACATTCAAAAGACTCTTTTCTGGTTTACGAGTTCGTGGAAAAGGGTAGCTTGAGAAGCATTTTAAACAGTGATGAGGAAGCGGCAGAATTGGATTGGATTAAAAGGCAGAATATTGTCAAAGGTGTAGCTAATGCTTTATCTTATATGCACCATAACTGCCCTTTTCCGATCATTCATCGAGACATTTCAAGCAACAATATTCTTTTGGATTCAGAATACGAACCTCGTATATCTGATTTTGGTACAGCTATGCTTTTATTGTCGGACTCTTCCACCAAAGCCTCATTTGCTGGGACCTTTGGATACACAGCTCCTG aactAGCCTACACAACGCAAGTGAATGAAAAATGTGATGTCTATAGTTTTGGAGTGATAACACTGGAGTTAGTAATGGGAACACATCCATGCAACCTCATCTCATCTCTTTGGTCATCAATATCTTCGTCGTCGTTGTCATCATCAGATGATCATGATAAATTGTTGAAGGATGTGATAGACCAGCGTCTTCTACTTCCTCAAAATCAAGTTGCAGAGAGGGTAGTCTACATTACCATGTTAGCATTTTCATGCTTGCATCTCAATCCCAAATCTCGGCCAACAATGCAACAAATTTCTTCAAAGTTGACATCTAAGCATCCTCTGGTTTCAAAGTCGTTCTCCACAATAAAATTAGAAGAACTACTTTCCAACAATATTGccaacatttga